The genomic stretch TACTCCGAAAGCATCCGCGCCAAAAGTGAAATTCGGCAAGATATTTTGGATGAAATCAAGAAAGATGGAAAAGCGATTTTCGAAATTGAAGACTACAATCAACTCAAATATAATACAGATTTGATGAACAAATGGATGAAGAAAAATCAGAAAGATGGCGAGAAATTTTTGAGGTTTAAAGAAGGGTATGAAAGTAAATAACTTCGCAAAATTTTATTATCTTTACAAAACATTGGGTCACTGGTACGCCAACTATGGATATTGAATGAGAACAAAAGTTCTCATTCTTTTTTTATTTTTAATGCAAAGACTTAATATTCATGATTCTTTTTTAAATATCTTTACACAAAATGTATATTTCTATGCAGGAAATTCCAATTAATAGACTTAAAGCTGTACTTGCTGAAAAACAGAAAACGGGTAAATGGCTTGCAGATCAATTAAATAAATCAGAAACAACTGTTTCCAGATGGTGTCGAAATGAAATACAACCTTCTATGGAAACTTTCGTTGTGATTGCAAGACTTCTTGATTTGGACGTTAAAGAATTGTTGAATTCAACAAAGTAAGAAAAGGAAAATGATGAATGCGGTTGATATTTTAGAAAATGAAATACTAGAACTTTCAGAAGAAATTCTTGAAATACTTCTTCGTGATCATACTTCTAAGAAAAATATTTTTTGGGGTACTGATAATTATGAAAACCTTGGTAAAGGCTATGAATTTAACTCTGAGATAAAACCCGAACTAATTACAGGTGATAATGGAAATGTAATAATGCCGAGAGTGAAAAAAGATTTGCAATTGCAACTTTTTAGAATAAAAGATAAAGCGGAAGTTTTTACACCATCATGGGTTTGTAATGCTCAAAATAATTTGATTGACAATGCATGGTTTGGAAGAGAAAATGTATTTAACAGCGAGGTTTATGAATCAAGAGGATCAAAAAGATGGATTACTAATCCTGAAAAAGTAGAATTTCCTAAGGGGAAAACTTGGAAACATTATGTTCGAGATAAAAGATTAGAAATTGCATGTGGAGAAGCTCCATACATTACAAGCAGATACGATACCACAACTGGGGAATTTATTCCTATTAAAGAAAGAATTGGCTTGTTAGATAGAAAATTAAGAGTAATTAGTGAAAACGTTCATTCTTCTGGAGATTGGTTAAAAGCATCTCAAATTGCGTTTAAGAATACTTATGCTTTTGAATGGCAAGGTGACAGTCTGTTGCTGGCGAGAGAAGCAATGTTATATACATTTATTGATTTTTACAGAGAAAAATTTGAGAAAGAACCATTATTAAAGTCAATCAAATACATCGCTTATATCATATCATGGAATGTTTGGCAAATGGATGGTTTAAAAGGAGTTTTGCCAAATTCTTGCAAATCGAAGGAACATGAAGTAGAAAACTTATTCGGTGAGAAAACCATGACTGAAATCCCATGTGAAGGTTGCGATAAAAATGAAATTAAAAAACATAATGGAAAATATTGTCTTATTAAAGATTGGGAAACTGTCGATAAATTGACTGGTAAGAAGGGCAAAAAAATAAGATTTGTTGATTTATTAAAATAGCGATTGAAAAATTATGCCAGAAAACTATATTAATTCAGATATTCTTGAAGGTATCATTTATGGAAGAGTTGAACCTCATATTTATGCTTTTTCGACGGAAACAATTCCAAATTACATGAAGGTTGGAGATACTTATCGACCTATAGAGAAAAGATTAAATGAATGGCGAAAGTACTATCCCAATTTGGAAAGAAAATATTCTGACGTTGCGAAAGCAGATGATCAAACTTTTTATAGAGACTTATCAGTTCATTATTTTTTAGAAAGCGAAAAGAAGCGAAAAAGATTACAGACTGATTCTATTCCGGATATTCCATACTATTCAAAAGAGTTTTTTGAAAATACGTCTATTGAAGATATTCAGGAAGCGGTAAATGACATTAAATCTGGATTTTCTGACAATAACGGCAAGTATCAATTTTACAAATTTGATAGCAGTAGGATTCCTTTAGCATTTGTTTATGAAAGAGTTCTTTGTTTTCCCCCTAGACCAAATCAGGACAAAACAATCAAGAAATTTAAGATTGCTGTAGATAATGGCAGAACAAATTTGCTAATGTATGCCGTTATGCGTTTTGGAAAATCCTTTACCTCATTGTGTTGTGCAACTGAAATTGACGCAAGGATTGTGGTAGTGGTTTCAGCGAAAGCCGATGTTAAAAGTGAATGGAAAAAAACTACTGAAAGTCATAAAAGGTTTAAAGATTATGAGTTTCTTGATAGCGACAGTCTACTTGCAAGTGATACAGTTATCTCTGATAATTTAGCAGAAAATAAGAAATTGGTGATATTCTTAACACTTCAAGATCTGCAAGGAGATGATATCAAAGCAAAACATCAAGAACTTTTCGACAATGAAATTGATTTATTAATTGTAGACGAAACTCATTTTGGGGCAAGAGCAAGTGAATATGGAAAAGTTCTACAATCAAAAACTGATATTAATAGAGAATTGAAAGGTGGAGATGAAACACTTGAAGAGTTAGAAAATTCACTAAAGGTTTTTATTGCGAAGATCCGCCTTCATCTTTCTGGAACACCTTATCGAATTCTGATGGGTAGTGAGTTCACTTATGAAGATATTATCGCTTTCTACCAGTTTACTGACATTGCGGACGATCAACAAAAATGGGATGAAGAGAATTTAAACAAAGATGATGTTAAAGAATGGGATAATCCGTATTATGGATTTCCGCAGATGATTCGTTTTGCATTCAACCCGAACGAATCTTCCAGAAAGAAAATGGAAGATTTGAAGAATAATGGGATCACTTATGCTTTTTCAGCATTATTTAGACCCAAATCAATCAGAAAAGATACTGTACAAAATCTCCATAAAAAATTTGAACACGAATCGGAAATTCTTGATCTACTAGAAGTAATTGATGGATCAAAAAATGACGAAAATCTTTTGGGGTTTTTGGATTATGATAAAATTAAGAAAGGAAATATGTGCAGACATATTGTTTGTGTTCTGCCGTTTCGTGCATCTTGTGATGCTTTGGAGAATTTAATTATTGAAAATAAAGAAAGGTTCAAGAATCTTTGTGGTTATGAAATTATCAATATTGCTGGAGTAGAGAATGAAACTGAATTTCGAAATACTCAGGATGTAAAAACAAAAATAAAAGCTTACGAGGCAGAGAATAAAAAAACGATTACGTTAACCGTAAATAGGATGTTAACTGGTAGTACGGTTGAAGAATGGGATACGATGCTATATTTCAAAGATACTGCATCGCCACAGGAATATGACCAAGCAATATTTAGATTGCAAAATCAGTATATCAGAGAATTTGTTGATGAAAACAATGATGTCATTAAATTCAACATGAAGCCACAAACCTTGTTGGTTGATTTTGATCCGAATAGAATGTTTGTGATGCAAGAGCAGAAATCACAAATATACAACGTAAACACTGATTCTAACGGAAATTCAAAATTGGAAGAAAGATTGAGTCGAGAGTTGGAGATATCACCCATTATTGTACTTAATCATAATAAGTTAGTCGAAGTAAAACCTGCAGATGTTTTAGATGCAGTTAGAAAATATTCAAGTGAGAGAAGCGTCTTAGATGAAGCAACTGCTTTACCCGTTGATCTTTCAATCTTAAATAATCCTTTATTGAAGGAAGAAATTGAAAAACAGGGTGAAATTGGATCTAAACAAGGGTTAGAAATAAAAGCGATTGAAACAGAAGGTGAGGGTGATGATTTCGATATTGATGAATCTACTACAGGGGAAGAGAACATTAATGAGCAAGAACCATCTTACGGTAGTTCTGAAGAAACAAAAAATGATGAAACCTCCATCAAAAAGAAATTTGCAACGTATTATTCTAAGATTTTATTTTTTGCATTCTTAACTGATTCAAAGGTGATATCATTACAAGCAATTCTTGATGAGATTGATGAAAATCTAAATAATAAAAGATTGGCTAAGAATCTTGGACTAAAGGTAGAAATTTTGAATATTTTTCAAGCTGCTCTGAATCCATTCATATTAAGTGAATTAGATTACAAAATTCAGAATATTAATACTTTGACAAATGACTCTACATTGCAACCAATGGAAAGAGCAGAGATTGCGATGCGGAAATTCACAAGATTATCCGAATCGGAAATTGTTACTCCAGAAAAGGTCACAGAACGAATGATTAATGTTTTTCCAGAGGGTGCAATAACAGAAGGAACCAAATTACTTGATATTGCTTCCAAACAGGGTGAATTTGCTTTTGCCTGCTATAAGAAGTTTGGAAAAAACATTGCCAATAATTTTTATTCTATTCCAACTTCAAAAATAGCTTATGAATTTACTAGGAAGGTATATGAATTATTGGAACTTGATGTTTCTCATATAGAAAGTGAATTTACTTCCTACGATCTTATCAAAGATGAAAATGAATTAATACAAGAAAGTCGAATAAAAATTAATAGTGACGATATGAAATTTGATGTAGTTATTGGAAATCCACCTTATCAAGCAAAGGATGGTGGAGCAGGTGCAAGTGCGAAACCCATTTACAATTTTTTTGTGGAAAAGTCGCAAGAATTGGAACCTCAATATATTTCAATGATAATTCCGACCAGATGGTTCTCCGGAGGAAAAGGATTAGATGATTTCAGAGATAAAATGCTAAACGATCCTCATATTTCAGAATTGCATGATTTTCTTAATCCAAAAGTACTTTTTCAAGATACAAATAATAGAGGTGGAATTTGTTTTTTCTTGTGGAACAAAGAATTTAATGCACAAGAAGAATTTCCAACTATCTATACTTATAAAGAAGAAAATAATCCTATTATAGACCATCGTAACCTAAAAAATGGAGATTCTGAGATATTCATTAGACATTCTGCTGCAATAGATATAATCAAGAAGATAAAAGAAGATGAAAGTTTCGAATCGATAGAAGGTTATGTTTCAGCAAGGAAACCATTTAGTCTAGATGGAAATATTATTAAAGATAAGGAGAAGTTTTTCAATACTAAAGTTAACGCAAGATTTTTGAAATGTTATGGAAGAGGCATGAAAACAGGATATGTTAATGAATCTCTTGTAACCAAGAACAAGGATTGGATTAAGAAATTTAAAGTATTTGCTCCATATGCAAATAACATCGGAACAGAATTGAATGATGATAATCTAAATTCCTTTATTGGAAAACCGAAAGAGATTTGCACTGAAACTTACATAGTAATAGGTGCTGATCTAAATTTAGATTCAAAATCCGCGAATAATCTTTCAAAATTTCTCACGACAAAGTTTGCTCGTTTTCTACAAAGTTTGGCAAAGATTAGTCAGCATGGAACGTCAAAAACCTATCAATATATTCCACTTCAAAATTTTGAATTAGAATCTGATATAGATTGGTCAAAATCTGTAAATGAAATAGATCAACAGCTTTATAGTAAGTACAATTTGACTGTCGAAGAAATAGAATTTATAGAAGAGTCAATTAAACCGATGTAAAAAAATAAAAATTAATGAAAGCTTCATCAGCAAACCTACTCACGGTGATTAAAGGTCCAAAACAGTTTGTTATCCCAATTTATCAAAGAACATACAGTTGGCAATTAGCACAATGCGACCAACTTTTGAAGGATATTATTCGTATAAGCAAGAACGATAATCTTCAAGGGCATTTTTTAGGTTCAATTGTTTATTTTCAAGAAGATATTCACACCATTTCAGATGTTCCAAAACTTTTGGTGATAGACGGACAACAAAGACTCACGACGGTTTCTTTGCTTATACTCGCTTTAGCACATTTTCTGAAAAATAATCCTGTTGAATTAGATACAAATGCAAATAAACTATTCAATTATTATCTGCTTAATTCAGATGAAGATAATGATTTGAGATATAAATTAATGTTGACCAGAGGGGATAAGCAATCATATATCAATTTGTTGAACGAGATTCCTCAAGAAGACACAATGAATAGAGTTACTGAGAATTACAAGTTTTTTGCTTCAAGAATTAATGAAGAAAATGTAAAAGTCATTTACAATGGTGTTCTGCGGTTATTCATTGTAGATGTTGCTCTTGAAAAAGACAAAGACAATCCACAACTTATTTTTGAAAGTATGAATTCTACTGGTTTGGATTTGTCTCAGGCAGACCTGATCCGCAATTATGTCTTAATGGGGCAAGAGATTGATTTGCAGACCAAACTTTACGAAAATTATTGGTTTCCAATGGAGCAGACTTTTGGTAATGAATATTCAACTCGTTTTGATGGTTTTATGAGGGATTATCTTTCTGTAAAAACTGGTAAAATTCCTAGAATTGGAGAGGTTTACGAAGAATTTAAACTTTATATTAATTCTGATAGATCATCAGAATCAATCGAAGAAAATGTAAAAGACACATTCAACTTTGCCAATCATTATTCTAAAATAGTTTTACGAAAAGAAAAGGATAAAGATTTGCAGGAAATGTTTAGCAATATTTTAAAACTTAAAGTTGATGTAGCATATCCTTTCATTCTGCCGGTGTACAATGATTATGTACATGGATTAGTTTCAAAGGATGATTTTATTTCTATTTTGAAACTAGTTGAAAGTTATGTTTTCCGAAGAGCAATCTGCGGTATTCCAACCAACAGTTTGAACAAGACATTTGGTAATCTCTACAAATCTGTGAACACTGAAAACTATCTCGAAAGTGTGCAAGCATCTTTCCAATTGCTGGATTCATATAAACGTTTTCCAGATGATACAGAATTTGAAAAAGAAATTATTTCGAAAGATGTTTATAATTTTCGGTCACGAAATTATTTGCTGAGTAAACTGGAGAACTTCAAACGAAAAGAGTTTGTAAATGTTGATGAATATACCATCGAACATATATTGCCACAAAATCAAAATCTATCTGAGGAATGGCAGAATATGCTTGGTGAAGAATGGCAAGATATTCAGAAAAAATATCTTCACACTTTAGGAAATCTGACATTGACTGGATATAATTCTGAAATGAGTGATCATCCATTTGCGAGAAAGAAATCTATTGAAGGAGGATTTGATGATTCACCTTTAAGATTAAATACTTATTTAAGAACTGCATCCCAATGGACACCAACCGAGATTGGCGAACGTGCAGGCGAACTTTCTCAGAAAGCAACCTTAATTTGGGATAGCCCAAAACTTTCTTCAGAGATTTTAGAAAGATATTTGCAGAAAGACGAAAAAGAAATTGTTTCCTATAATTTGAATCATTTCGGTTATTTAGAAGGAGAAATTTTAGAATTATATGAATCACTTAAAAAACGAATTTTAAATATTGATTCATCAGTAAAGGAAGAAATCAAGAAACTGTATATAGCTTTTAAATCATCAACCAATTTTGTTGACATAGAGCCACAAAAATCAAGATTGCGACTGATGCTCAATATGAAATTTGACGAAATAAATGACCCTTTGAATTTGGCAAAAGATGTTACAGGATTAGGACGTTGGGGTAACGGAGATGTTGAAGTAGGAATTTCAAACATCAATGAAATTGATGACGTGATGGATTTGATTCAGCAGGCTTTTGATGTGCAAGTGGGTGCATAATTAAGGTTTAAGATAATATTAAATGGATGTAACCAATCTTTCTTTACTTTCAATATCTGTTGTTTTAATTTTAATTTTTCTACTGTTTGCTGATTTCCAACAAAAGTTTTCAAAACTATTTTATAAAAGTAATACAGATTTAAGAATTAAGATATCGATTATATTGGGAGTTCTTTTTCTCATTTATGGTATTTTTTCTCCATATATAACTCCAGTATTTTATAAAATTTTTGAAGAATCCTCATCAGATAAAAGTAATCTAAATGAGTTGGGAGACGCAGTTGGAGGAATGATGAGCCCATTTGTAGCAATTGCAGGTGTTATATTTACATTTTTAGCTTTTTATATGCAAAAAAAAGCGAATGATGATATTAAGAATCAATTTGTAATCCAACAATTTGAAAACCAATTTTACGAAATGCTTCGCCTTCATAAGGAAAATGTTAATGAAATTGAACTTAATACAAAAAATGGAGAACAGTTGAAGGGAAGAATTGCATTTCATGAGATGAAGAAAGAATTCGAAATATTATTAACTTTTACCAGGGAATATGAAGGTAGAAATTTAGATAAGGAGTTGGTATCTATCGCTTACGAAAAATATTTTTGGGGATTTGATAACGAGGTGGTTTTTTCGCGAATTCCGCTTGCTCTTACTGAATGGGATGAAAGTTCTTATGACACTCAACTTTTAAGATTAAAGAACAAAGAGTCCACTCAAAAAATTTTTGAAGCACAAGTATTATTAGAGAAAAATTTGAAAATTCCTTTTTTGCAAGGATATCATGTTCACTTAGGGCATTATTATCGTCATTTATTTCATACTGTAAAATATGTTACTAGCAGAACATTTTTAGATTATGATGCGAAATTGAATTATCTCCGCATTTTAAGAGCTCAATTGTCAAATTATGAGCAAGTAATGCTATTTTATAATTGGTTAAGTGATTATGGAGATCAGTGGGAAAATGATGCAAACCAATTCTTTACTCGATATAAAATGATTCACAATTTATGGTCTTCACAAATTTTAGATGAAGAATTTTTCCAAAGCGAACTTAAATCACTTATAATTAAATACCGTTCATTAGGACTTAAGGACGATTTATTTGAAAGCGGTGATAAAAAGATAATGGGTGAAGAATGATGTTCATAAATAGTGCTTTTCTTATTAGTAAATTTTAATCGTTAACCGAAATTTTTTATGTCTAGGAGTTTTAAAAGAATCAGTATGACTCAATTCATTGATTTTGAAGTTGTGCTAATGGGTGATTATATAGATTATGTAGAATCTTTTTTTCGAAATAAAGAAAACGAAATCCATAAGAATTTTGAAGATTTAAAAAATATTTCGGATGATGATCCAATTCGAGATCAATGTGATGAGAATCACCAAAGTTATTACGATGTTTTGTTAGAAAATTTAGTAGATGATAATTTCTATCTGGATGAGTTTTCGAATCGCTTTAGAGAGTCGTTAGTAATACAAATTCATTCTTTCTATGAAAAACATATTAACAAAATTATTGATTATTTTTTGGTAAAAAATGCCATTATGGAAAGAAGCCTCAAAGGCAACTATACTGAAAAAGTTGAACAAATACTAAAAACACAACTAGACGTTAAAAAGATTAAAGGATATGACTTTTTAATAAATTTTACCGAATTAAGAAATTGTATAATTCACAATGAAGGTAGAATTAAATCGAGTTCGAAATTTGTAAATAGACTAAATTCATTAAATGAGCTGAAAAAACAAAAACTCATTAGTTTAAAAGAAACGGTGGGAATTAAATCTTCAACATATGAAGTTGTATTAGAAAACAAGGAATTTATGAAGAATTCATTAAGCAAAATAAGTGATTTTCTAAAAGATTTAGATGAAAATTTGTCAAAACACTACTAAAAATCCACTTATGAAAACACAAACAAAAACAGACCTAAGCGCACTAAACGATAAACAACGAGAAGCAGTAATTAGCGAAAACAAAAGACTTTTGGTTTTAGCGGGAGCAGGTTCTGGTAAAACTAAAACTTTACTTCAGAAGCTTATTTATCTTATTGAAGAAAAAGGGGTAAGTCCATCTAAAATTCTCGCTATTACATTTACAAAAAATGCGACGAATGAAATGTTGGATCGGCTTATTATTTCGGCAGATTCAACTGGAGAATACGAAAAACAACTTTTTGACAAAAGAAGAACAAAAATTGAGAAGGACAAAGAACGTTTTCTTCAACAAAAAAAGCATAAGTGGATTGATGGGTTGACTGTTAAAACTTTTCACTCATTTTGTTATAGTGTTTTGAGAAATGATGGTGTAAATGAATTTGATAATAAATTCAGAATTATTGGAGATGAAAAAAAGGACGAGGAAGACGAACTCTCGAAACATGTTGCACCTGAAACTGTTTTCGAAGTATTTCACAAAATATTAATAGAAAACTGTGAAAACACTGAATATTTACTAAAGCTAAAGCGATATATTTTAGATTATATAGTTGATAAAATTCATCTTAAAAAAGATGATAATAACTTCTTTTCAAAAGATGGAAAACATTTTACCACTTTAGATGGCACAAAAGTTCGATCTAAGTCAGAACAGTTTATTGCCGATTGGTTTTATAGACATAGCATAAAATATGAGTATGAACCTGAGCTCAACGTAAAAGATTTTTCATTTCATCCAGATTTTTTCGTTCCCGAAGCAAATTTGTATTTAGAACACATCAGCGACATAAGTTATCCTACGAAAGCAAAGGAAGAGCAATTTCAAAAAGGTAAATTACTTCTTGTAAAAACTTTTGATAGTATGACAAAAGATTCAGCACTTTTTAATCATACTTTGAACAAAGTCATCAAAAATAGGTTGCCTTCGGATTATCAAAAAAGCACTTGTTTAAATTACAGAGAAGAATTCAACCATTACCATTCTGATGTTAAGGATTTTATCCAACAAGTTATCAGAGTTACGGATATGATTAAAGTTGAAAACATTTCGATTGATACCGTTCTGCAAAACGCAATAAAAGATCAACACGAGAGAATTAGAAATTTTTATGAGTTGGCTATACCGATTGTGAAGGGCTTTATAGATTACTGTACAAATAAATCTTATTTAGATTTCAATGATTTAATTTCTAAAAGCACATCCTTGTTTCTACATCATGATGATGTAATTCATAAATATAGAAATAAATTCGAATATATCTTGGTTGATGAATTTCAAGATGTAAACAATTTGCAGGTTGAATTAATAAAGCTTTTACTCACAAACAAAACACAACTTTTCTGCGTTGGTGATGATTGGCAAAGTATTTACGGTTTCAGAGGCTCTAATGTAAATTACATTGTTGAATTTGAAAAGCATTTTGATAATGCTGAAATTATAAAGCTAAATTTAAACTATCGAAGTACTCAGAATATAGTTGGAGCAAGTAATGAAGTCATTAAACATAACAAATTTAAAGTTGATAAGGATGTTCAAGCTTCAAAAATATCAGAACATAAAATTGTAGTTTTTTCAGGAAACAATCTTGAAGAAAATATCCAGTTTTGTAGTGAAAAAGTGAACGAGCTACTGAAAGATGGTTTTAACAATG from Chryseobacterium indologenes encodes the following:
- a CDS encoding helix-turn-helix transcriptional regulator, which produces MQEIPINRLKAVLAEKQKTGKWLADQLNKSETTVSRWCRNEIQPSMETFVVIARLLDLDVKELLNSTK
- a CDS encoding restriction endonuclease subunit M translates to MMNAVDILENEILELSEEILEILLRDHTSKKNIFWGTDNYENLGKGYEFNSEIKPELITGDNGNVIMPRVKKDLQLQLFRIKDKAEVFTPSWVCNAQNNLIDNAWFGRENVFNSEVYESRGSKRWITNPEKVEFPKGKTWKHYVRDKRLEIACGEAPYITSRYDTTTGEFIPIKERIGLLDRKLRVISENVHSSGDWLKASQIAFKNTYAFEWQGDSLLLAREAMLYTFIDFYREKFEKEPLLKSIKYIAYIISWNVWQMDGLKGVLPNSCKSKEHEVENLFGEKTMTEIPCEGCDKNEIKKHNGKYCLIKDWETVDKLTGKKGKKIRFVDLLK
- a CDS encoding Eco57I restriction-modification methylase domain-containing protein, whose amino-acid sequence is MPENYINSDILEGIIYGRVEPHIYAFSTETIPNYMKVGDTYRPIEKRLNEWRKYYPNLERKYSDVAKADDQTFYRDLSVHYFLESEKKRKRLQTDSIPDIPYYSKEFFENTSIEDIQEAVNDIKSGFSDNNGKYQFYKFDSSRIPLAFVYERVLCFPPRPNQDKTIKKFKIAVDNGRTNLLMYAVMRFGKSFTSLCCATEIDARIVVVVSAKADVKSEWKKTTESHKRFKDYEFLDSDSLLASDTVISDNLAENKKLVIFLTLQDLQGDDIKAKHQELFDNEIDLLIVDETHFGARASEYGKVLQSKTDINRELKGGDETLEELENSLKVFIAKIRLHLSGTPYRILMGSEFTYEDIIAFYQFTDIADDQQKWDEENLNKDDVKEWDNPYYGFPQMIRFAFNPNESSRKKMEDLKNNGITYAFSALFRPKSIRKDTVQNLHKKFEHESEILDLLEVIDGSKNDENLLGFLDYDKIKKGNMCRHIVCVLPFRASCDALENLIIENKERFKNLCGYEIINIAGVENETEFRNTQDVKTKIKAYEAENKKTITLTVNRMLTGSTVEEWDTMLYFKDTASPQEYDQAIFRLQNQYIREFVDENNDVIKFNMKPQTLLVDFDPNRMFVMQEQKSQIYNVNTDSNGNSKLEERLSRELEISPIIVLNHNKLVEVKPADVLDAVRKYSSERSVLDEATALPVDLSILNNPLLKEEIEKQGEIGSKQGLEIKAIETEGEGDDFDIDESTTGEENINEQEPSYGSSEETKNDETSIKKKFATYYSKILFFAFLTDSKVISLQAILDEIDENLNNKRLAKNLGLKVEILNIFQAALNPFILSELDYKIQNINTLTNDSTLQPMERAEIAMRKFTRLSESEIVTPEKVTERMINVFPEGAITEGTKLLDIASKQGEFAFACYKKFGKNIANNFYSIPTSKIAYEFTRKVYELLELDVSHIESEFTSYDLIKDENELIQESRIKINSDDMKFDVVIGNPPYQAKDGGAGASAKPIYNFFVEKSQELEPQYISMIIPTRWFSGGKGLDDFRDKMLNDPHISELHDFLNPKVLFQDTNNRGGICFFLWNKEFNAQEEFPTIYTYKEENNPIIDHRNLKNGDSEIFIRHSAAIDIIKKIKEDESFESIEGYVSARKPFSLDGNIIKDKEKFFNTKVNARFLKCYGRGMKTGYVNESLVTKNKDWIKKFKVFAPYANNIGTELNDDNLNSFIGKPKEICTETYIVIGADLNLDSKSANNLSKFLTTKFARFLQSLAKISQHGTSKTYQYIPLQNFELESDIDWSKSVNEIDQQLYSKYNLTVEEIEFIEESIKPM
- a CDS encoding DUF262 and DUF1524 domain-containing protein produces the protein MKASSANLLTVIKGPKQFVIPIYQRTYSWQLAQCDQLLKDIIRISKNDNLQGHFLGSIVYFQEDIHTISDVPKLLVIDGQQRLTTVSLLILALAHFLKNNPVELDTNANKLFNYYLLNSDEDNDLRYKLMLTRGDKQSYINLLNEIPQEDTMNRVTENYKFFASRINEENVKVIYNGVLRLFIVDVALEKDKDNPQLIFESMNSTGLDLSQADLIRNYVLMGQEIDLQTKLYENYWFPMEQTFGNEYSTRFDGFMRDYLSVKTGKIPRIGEVYEEFKLYINSDRSSESIEENVKDTFNFANHYSKIVLRKEKDKDLQEMFSNILKLKVDVAYPFILPVYNDYVHGLVSKDDFISILKLVESYVFRRAICGIPTNSLNKTFGNLYKSVNTENYLESVQASFQLLDSYKRFPDDTEFEKEIISKDVYNFRSRNYLLSKLENFKRKEFVNVDEYTIEHILPQNQNLSEEWQNMLGEEWQDIQKKYLHTLGNLTLTGYNSEMSDHPFARKKSIEGGFDDSPLRLNTYLRTASQWTPTEIGERAGELSQKATLIWDSPKLSSEILERYLQKDEKEIVSYNLNHFGYLEGEILELYESLKKRILNIDSSVKEEIKKLYIAFKSSTNFVDIEPQKSRLRLMLNMKFDEINDPLNLAKDVTGLGRWGNGDVEVGISNINEIDDVMDLIQQAFDVQVGA
- a CDS encoding putative phage abortive infection protein → MDVTNLSLLSISVVLILIFLLFADFQQKFSKLFYKSNTDLRIKISIILGVLFLIYGIFSPYITPVFYKIFEESSSDKSNLNELGDAVGGMMSPFVAIAGVIFTFLAFYMQKKANDDIKNQFVIQQFENQFYEMLRLHKENVNEIELNTKNGEQLKGRIAFHEMKKEFEILLTFTREYEGRNLDKELVSIAYEKYFWGFDNEVVFSRIPLALTEWDESSYDTQLLRLKNKESTQKIFEAQVLLEKNLKIPFLQGYHVHLGHYYRHLFHTVKYVTSRTFLDYDAKLNYLRILRAQLSNYEQVMLFYNWLSDYGDQWENDANQFFTRYKMIHNLWSSQILDEEFFQSELKSLIIKYRSLGLKDDLFESGDKKIMGEE
- a CDS encoding ATP-dependent helicase, which encodes MKTQTKTDLSALNDKQREAVISENKRLLVLAGAGSGKTKTLLQKLIYLIEEKGVSPSKILAITFTKNATNEMLDRLIISADSTGEYEKQLFDKRRTKIEKDKERFLQQKKHKWIDGLTVKTFHSFCYSVLRNDGVNEFDNKFRIIGDEKKDEEDELSKHVAPETVFEVFHKILIENCENTEYLLKLKRYILDYIVDKIHLKKDDNNFFSKDGKHFTTLDGTKVRSKSEQFIADWFYRHSIKYEYEPELNVKDFSFHPDFFVPEANLYLEHISDISYPTKAKEEQFQKGKLLLVKTFDSMTKDSALFNHTLNKVIKNRLPSDYQKSTCLNYREEFNHYHSDVKDFIQQVIRVTDMIKVENISIDTVLQNAIKDQHERIRNFYELAIPIVKGFIDYCTNKSYLDFNDLISKSTSLFLHHDDVIHKYRNKFEYILVDEFQDVNNLQVELIKLLLTNKTQLFCVGDDWQSIYGFRGSNVNYIVEFEKHFDNAEIIKLNLNYRSTQNIVGASNEVIKHNKFKVDKDVQASKISEHKIVVFSGNNLEENIQFCSEKVNELLKDGFNNDEILFLYRRNKMFSPYFNFFKGEGTRVQGKTIHASKGLEAKVVFIIGLTEGNGGFPDIWLEDRIFQIIKKANHDILMEEERRLFYVAITRAKDKLFLITEKGNESSFLKEIPDVFTVRTVNQMTSVVEKIETCNKCFSQLEKLWVVCPYCGERVKKYN